The segment AAAAGAACCTTCATCTTTTCTTCTGCCTGATTTAACCGTTTACTGCAAAGCTGCAGCAGCGCCACTCCCTCTTGAAAATCCATCAAGGCCTCTTCCAAGGTGGCATCACCCTGCTCAAGTTTATTGACTATCACTTCCAGCTTTTCTACAGCGCTTTCAAAGTTTATGTCTTTGGTTTCTGCCACGGCAGTTCCTCCTTCACCTTCTCTATGGTACAATCCACTGCCCCCCGGGTCAAAAGAACCTCCACCTTTTGGCCTGGCAAGAGCTGTACAGCTTCGGTGATTACGGTACCATCCGACTTACGGCAGATAGAATAACCACGGCCCAACACCTTTAATGGGCTGTAAGCATCTAAATCTGCAGCCAAGCGGGCAAAATGAATTTGCCTTTCTGACAGTAGTTTCTGCATTGACCTACCCAAATCCTTTGCCAAAAGATCTATTGTCTGGTGTTTATCCTGAAACAGTGTTTGCGGTGATTGAAATACCTTTCGTTGGGACAAATACGCCAAACGTTGTTTCTCGGTACGCAGTTTTCCCTCAACCGCCTGATGCAGCCGCCGGGATAAAGTAAAAAGTCCCGCCTCTAATTCCTGATAATTAGGCACCGCCAATTCAGCAGCTGCTGAAGGAGTCGGAGCGCGCTTATCCGCTACAAAGTCGCTGATGGTAAAGTCTGTTTCATGGCCTACGGCGGAAATAACCGGTATCACGGATTGGTATACCGCTCTAGCAACAACCTCAGTATTAAAGGACCATAACTCTTCCAAGGAACCGCCGCCGCGGCCCATAATGATAGCATCCACATCAGTATGCCGATTAAGCATATCCAACGCCCGGGCAATTGCCGCGGGGGCTTCCCACCCCTGAACTGCCGCCGGTGATAATATCAATTCAACCCTGGGAAAGCGGCGCCGGATAACATGAATAATGTCCCTGAGTGCTGCCCCGGAGATAGAAGTAACGATACCGATTTTGCGAGGCAAAACCGGTATCGCCTTTTTATCAGCAGCAGCAAATAATCCTTCTGCTTCAAGTTTTGATTTTAACTGCTCAAAAGCAGCATATAAACTGCCATAACCATGAGGTTCCATGTCTTGAACATAGAACTGATACTGGCCCCCTTGAGGATAGACCGACACATAACCGTTAGCCAAAACCTGCATGCCATTCTCCGGACGAAAAGCCAAGCGACTGTTGCGCCCTTTAAACATTACGCAGCGCATACTGCCGCTGTTGTCTTTCAGCGTAAAATACATGTGTCCCGAATTATGGTGCTTAAAATTAGATATCTCACCTTTTAGCCATAAACCTGTTAAATTCGGGTCTGCTTCCAGCAAACTCTTGAGGTAATTATTCAGTTGACTGACGGTTACAATCCGTTTATTCTGCACTGCGCTTAACGGCCTCCAATGTATTGAACAACAGCATGCTAATAGTCATAGGCCCCACATCTTTATTTAAGTTCGTGTCTCAATTCAATAATATCTATGCTTTATTCTTCAAATACTCATCAATTGCCTTAGCTGCCTTCTTACCGGCACCCATAGCCAGGATAACCGTTGCCGCTCCGGTAACAATATCGCCGCCGGCAAAAACACCTTCCTTGGTAGTAGCACCGGATTCTTCATCGGCTTTGATGGTTCCTTTTTTGTTCAATTCCATGCCCGGGGTGGTTGTGGGAACTAAGGGGTTAGGACCCTGACCAATGGCCATAACTACGGTATCCACTTCCATAAAGAACTCCGAGCCCTCAATAGCAATAGGCCGGCGCCGTCCGGAAGCGTCTGGTTCCCCCAATTCATACTTGACACAGGTCATTCCTTTCACCCAGCCGTCGTCGGTAGCCACGATTTCTGTCGGACTGGTGAGTAGCTTAAACTGCACCCCTTCTTCTTCAGCGTGGTGTATTTCTTCAGTCCGAGCCGGCATCTCCTCGGCTGAACGGCGATAGACGATATATGACTCTTCGGCACCCAAACGCAGTGCGGTACGGGCACCATCCATAGCCACATTGCCGGCACCAACCACGGCCACTTTCTTACCAACTTTTATTGGCGTGGCATATTCCGGGAATTTGTAGCCCTTCATCAAATTTGTGCGGGTAAGAAATTCGTTGGCGGAATAGACTCCGTTTAGGTTTTCACCGGGTATATCCATGAAATATGGTAAGCCTGCACCGGTACCGATAAATACTGCATCGTAACCTTGTTCCAACAATTCATCCACGGTGCTAATCTTACCAATTACAGCGTTAGTGCGAATGTCCACACCAAGTTTACGGATATAGTCGATTTCCGTCTGCACCACTTCCTTAGGCAGACGGAATTGGGGAATACCATACATCAATACTCCGCCTGCTACGTGCAATGCTTCAAAAAGAGTCACTTGATGACCCAATCGTGCTAAATCCGCTGCCGCTGTCAAACTAGCCGGTCCGCCGCCTACCACAGCCACCTTTTTACCGGTGCTCGCAGGCACTTCCGGCGGCGTAACGCCCTTATTTAATTCATAGTCAGCGGCATAGCGCTCCAAGCGCCCAATACCCACCGGCTCATTTTTCTTGCCCAATGTACAGTACTTCTCACACTGACTTTCCTGAGGACAAACCCGGCCGCAGATGGCAGGCAAATTGCTTTTCTCCTTGATTTTGGCAATAGCACCATCATAATCTTTTTCTTTCATTTTTAGAATAAACGCGGGAATATCCACTTCCACCGGGCACCCTTGACGACATGGCTCATTTTTACACTGTATGCAGCGCTCCGCTTCTTTCAGAGCCATTTCCTCGGTATATCCCAATGCCACTTCATTAAAATTCCTGCTTCTTTCTTGGGGATCCTGTGACGGCATGGGTGTCTTTTCCTTGATTATTGGCATCCGCATCCACCTCCACAACTAGCTGCAGCTTCTGCTCTTTTTTCTTCATCCTTAAAAATTGCCAAACGGCGGATAGCCAAATCCCAGTCAACTAAATGACCGTCAAATTCAGGACCGTCCACACAGGCAAACTTAGTCTCATTTCCAACGGAAACCCTACAAGCACCACACATGCCGGTACCATCCACCATAATCGGGTTCATGCTGACGATAGTGGGGACCTCATAAGGCTTAGTGGTACCCGTCACTGCCCGCATCATTACCACGGGACCGATAGCCCATACGTGCTTAACGTCGCCTTTTTCCTCAATAACCTGCTTTAATAAATCAGTAACAAAACCCTTGTGACCATAGGAACCATCGTCAGTGGCTACCAGCAGAGTATCACTTACCGACCGCATTTCATCTTCAAGAATTAATAAATCCTTAGAACGGGCGCCGATAATGGAAATCACTTCATTGCCTGCTTCTTTGAGCGCTCGGGTAATCGGGTAAAGTGGCGCAACCCCTACACCGCCGCCCACACAAACAATACGTCCAAAATTCTCAATTTCGGAAGCTTGTCCCAAGGGACCAACGAAATCAACAAGACTGTCACCTTCATTAAGAGCACCGAGCTTTTTAGTGGTATAACCGATTTCCTGAAAGATAGTGGTTATAGTCCCTGCATCGCGGTTATAGTCGGCAATTGTCAAAGGGATCCGTTCCCCTTCTTCATCAACACGCAGAATAATGAACTGCCCCGCCTGCGCCTTGGCCGCTACCATTGGTGCTTTAATTTCAAAGAGCTTAATGGTTGGAGCTAAGACCTTTGTTGCAACAATTTGGTACACTTAAATTTCCCTCCTCGTTTAGGTAAATTGTAAATTGTACATATCATAACAGTATTCGCACCAAAATCTTTAATTTCCTGCTAAAGCTTTGGAAAAAGTCTCACTTTTCACAAACATCGTGATCTATACCAAACATAATGTCAGACAACAAGCCACCGTTCCTGATGGGCCTCCTGGAGAAGGCCA is part of the Metallumcola ferriviriculae genome and harbors:
- a CDS encoding sulfide/dihydroorotate dehydrogenase-like FAD/NAD-binding protein; its protein translation is MYQIVATKVLAPTIKLFEIKAPMVAAKAQAGQFIILRVDEEGERIPLTIADYNRDAGTITTIFQEIGYTTKKLGALNEGDSLVDFVGPLGQASEIENFGRIVCVGGGVGVAPLYPITRALKEAGNEVISIIGARSKDLLILEDEMRSVSDTLLVATDDGSYGHKGFVTDLLKQVIEEKGDVKHVWAIGPVVMMRAVTGTTKPYEVPTIVSMNPIMVDGTGMCGACRVSVGNETKFACVDGPEFDGHLVDWDLAIRRLAIFKDEEKRAEAAASCGGGCGCQ
- the gltA gene encoding NADPH-dependent glutamate synthase; translated protein: MPIIKEKTPMPSQDPQERSRNFNEVALGYTEEMALKEAERCIQCKNEPCRQGCPVEVDIPAFILKMKEKDYDGAIAKIKEKSNLPAICGRVCPQESQCEKYCTLGKKNEPVGIGRLERYAADYELNKGVTPPEVPASTGKKVAVVGGGPASLTAAADLARLGHQVTLFEALHVAGGVLMYGIPQFRLPKEVVQTEIDYIRKLGVDIRTNAVIGKISTVDELLEQGYDAVFIGTGAGLPYFMDIPGENLNGVYSANEFLTRTNLMKGYKFPEYATPIKVGKKVAVVGAGNVAMDGARTALRLGAEESYIVYRRSAEEMPARTEEIHHAEEEGVQFKLLTSPTEIVATDDGWVKGMTCVKYELGEPDASGRRRPIAIEGSEFFMEVDTVVMAIGQGPNPLVPTTTPGMELNKKGTIKADEESGATTKEGVFAGGDIVTGAATVILAMGAGKKAAKAIDEYLKNKA
- a CDS encoding exodeoxyribonuclease VII small subunit; the encoded protein is MAETKDINFESAVEKLEVIVNKLEQGDATLEEALMDFQEGVALLQLCSKRLNQAEEKMKVLLDENGEIRLAAFAEDGEE
- the xseA gene encoding exodeoxyribonuclease VII large subunit, which encodes MQNKRIVTVSQLNNYLKSLLEADPNLTGLWLKGEISNFKHHNSGHMYFTLKDNSGSMRCVMFKGRNSRLAFRPENGMQVLANGYVSVYPQGGQYQFYVQDMEPHGYGSLYAAFEQLKSKLEAEGLFAAADKKAIPVLPRKIGIVTSISGAALRDIIHVIRRRFPRVELILSPAAVQGWEAPAAIARALDMLNRHTDVDAIIMGRGGGSLEELWSFNTEVVARAVYQSVIPVISAVGHETDFTISDFVADKRAPTPSAAAELAVPNYQELEAGLFTLSRRLHQAVEGKLRTEKQRLAYLSQRKVFQSPQTLFQDKHQTIDLLAKDLGRSMQKLLSERQIHFARLAADLDAYSPLKVLGRGYSICRKSDGTVITEAVQLLPGQKVEVLLTRGAVDCTIEKVKEELPWQKPKT